One Caulobacter segnis genomic window carries:
- a CDS encoding PepSY-associated TM helix domain-containing protein, which yields MKASTLRAWSWVHKWSSLISTVFLLMLCVTGLPLVFTHEIEHLAMRQAWAPAHPNGSRLDLDQVLSVALARKPGEVAAFMSFDEDRPVVNVTSVTPGGKAGVYSFQPIDQTSGDPAPSVAGHPVMEFLLKLHTDMFLGLPGMLFLGAMGLLLIAALVSGVVLYAPFMRRLPFGTVRASKQARTRWLDYHNLLGAVTLAWLLVVGATGVVNTLATPILAYWKDTALKELTRAYDTPAPAAHRSSLQAAVDRARTALPGMQLQFVAFPGSAYSTDHHYAVFFHGDTPLTAHLTTPALIDARTGQLAAVAPTPWYVKTLSLSQPLHFGDYGGLALKILWALLDLATIVVLGSGLYLWLAKRKPAR from the coding sequence ATGAAGGCCTCGACGCTTCGCGCCTGGTCGTGGGTCCACAAGTGGTCGAGCCTGATCTCCACCGTGTTCCTGCTGATGCTCTGCGTCACCGGCTTGCCGCTGGTGTTCACCCACGAGATCGAGCATCTGGCGATGCGCCAGGCCTGGGCGCCGGCCCATCCGAACGGCTCCAGGCTGGACCTCGACCAGGTGCTGTCGGTCGCTCTCGCGCGCAAGCCGGGCGAGGTCGCGGCCTTCATGAGCTTCGACGAGGACAGGCCGGTCGTGAACGTGACCAGCGTGACGCCAGGCGGCAAGGCCGGCGTCTACAGCTTCCAGCCGATCGACCAGACCAGCGGCGATCCCGCCCCATCCGTCGCCGGCCACCCGGTGATGGAGTTTCTGCTCAAGCTGCACACCGACATGTTCCTGGGCCTGCCCGGCATGCTGTTCCTGGGCGCGATGGGCCTGCTGCTGATCGCCGCCCTGGTCTCGGGCGTCGTGCTCTACGCCCCGTTCATGCGCCGGTTGCCGTTCGGCACTGTGCGGGCCAGCAAGCAGGCGCGCACCCGCTGGCTGGACTATCACAACCTGCTGGGCGCGGTGACCTTGGCCTGGCTGCTGGTGGTCGGCGCCACGGGCGTCGTCAACACCCTGGCCACGCCGATCCTGGCCTATTGGAAGGACACGGCGCTGAAGGAGCTGACACGCGCCTACGACACGCCCGCGCCCGCCGCCCATCGCAGCTCCCTGCAGGCCGCCGTCGACCGGGCCCGAACCGCCCTGCCCGGCATGCAACTGCAGTTCGTGGCCTTCCCGGGCTCGGCCTACTCGACCGACCACCACTATGCGGTCTTCTTCCACGGCGACACGCCGCTGACGGCGCACCTGACAACTCCGGCCTTGATTGACGCCCGCACCGGCCAGCTCGCGGCGGTCGCGCCCACGCCCTGGTACGTGAAGACCCTGTCTCTGTCGCAGCCGCTGCACTTCGGCGACTATGGCGGCCTGGCGCTGAAGATCCTGTGGGCGCTGCTGGACCTCGCCACGATCGTCGTCCTGGGATCGGGCCTCTACCTGTGGCTTGCCAAGCGAAAGCCCGCCCGATGA
- a CDS encoding TetR/AcrR family transcriptional regulator: MARSTAAKMTVAKTPVAKTGALSLDTKSRPSRRRGKNTFEVILTTAGELLAEVGFERLTTNLVCERAGLTPPALYRYFPNKYALLKELAQRLMEAQDKAVLAWLEAGGTNSSSIEESVAKNRDLQKRINAITRAFPGGDWILRALRALPVLQEVQTASRDMVAQTLFDMLKAANPGVAEDRLRTATRLTTQMMYAATEMVLEEPDQDEDQINEEICWMVALYYQHLTASGGASRAG, encoded by the coding sequence ATGGCAAGAAGCACCGCCGCCAAGATGACCGTCGCCAAGACCCCCGTCGCCAAGACCGGAGCGCTCTCGCTCGACACCAAGTCGCGCCCCTCGCGGCGACGCGGCAAGAACACGTTCGAGGTCATCCTGACCACGGCCGGCGAGCTGCTGGCCGAGGTCGGCTTCGAGCGCCTGACGACCAACCTGGTCTGCGAGCGCGCCGGCCTGACGCCGCCGGCGCTCTACCGCTACTTTCCCAACAAGTACGCGCTGCTGAAGGAACTGGCGCAACGCCTGATGGAGGCTCAGGACAAGGCGGTCCTGGCCTGGCTCGAGGCCGGAGGCACAAACTCGTCCTCGATCGAAGAGTCGGTGGCCAAGAACCGCGACCTGCAGAAGCGGATCAACGCCATCACCCGCGCATTCCCCGGCGGCGACTGGATCCTGCGCGCGCTGAGGGCCCTCCCCGTGTTGCAGGAGGTTCAGACGGCCTCGCGCGACATGGTCGCCCAGACGCTGTTCGACATGCTGAAGGCGGCCAATCCAGGTGTCGCCGAGGATCGCCTGCGCACGGCCACGCGCCTGACGACCCAGATGATGTACGCCGCCACCGAAATGGTCCTGGAAGAGCCGGACCAGGACGAGGACCAGATCAATGAGGAGATCTGCTGGATGGTGGCCCTGTACTACCAGCACCTCACGGCGTCCGGCGGCGCATCCCGAGCAGGCTGA
- a CDS encoding aminotransferase class III-fold pyridoxal phosphate-dependent enzyme: MTWTNSKDTALRERAMAVIPNGMYGHQSVMLLPDDYPQFFDRAEGAYLWDVDGNRYVDFMCGYGPNLFGYGHAAIDAAYVDQMKRGDTMTGPGQAMVELAEALTAQVSHADWAMFCKNGTDATTMAMMIARNFTQKKTIVLAKGAYHGAQPWCTPLKNGTTPADRANQVFYEYNDVESLEAAVREAGSDLAAIFASPIKHDTFVDQELPDPEYARRARELCDEHGALLIVDDVRAGFRLARDCSWSLVNVKPDLSTWGKAIANGHPISALLGADIARFAAATIYATGSFWFSAAPMAASLATLKLIRETDYLERTIALGERLRAGLDDVAGRHGFGLRQTGPAQLPLIMVDDDPTGAKGYFWNNALLKRGVYFHPWHNMFMTTAMTDADIDHAVEAADDSFKLLKAAGPLEPVAKLEFLHSVAG; encoded by the coding sequence ATGACCTGGACCAACAGCAAGGACACCGCGCTGCGCGAGCGCGCCATGGCCGTGATCCCCAATGGCATGTACGGCCACCAGTCGGTCATGCTGCTGCCCGACGACTATCCGCAGTTCTTCGACCGGGCGGAAGGCGCTTATCTGTGGGACGTCGACGGCAATCGCTATGTCGACTTCATGTGCGGCTATGGCCCCAACCTGTTCGGCTACGGGCACGCCGCGATCGACGCGGCCTATGTCGATCAGATGAAGCGCGGCGACACCATGACGGGCCCTGGCCAGGCCATGGTCGAACTGGCCGAGGCCCTGACCGCCCAGGTCAGCCACGCCGACTGGGCGATGTTCTGCAAGAACGGCACCGACGCCACGACCATGGCGATGATGATCGCCCGCAACTTCACCCAGAAGAAGACCATCGTCCTGGCCAAGGGCGCCTATCACGGCGCCCAGCCCTGGTGCACGCCGCTGAAGAACGGCACGACGCCCGCCGATCGCGCCAACCAGGTGTTCTACGAGTACAACGACGTCGAGAGCCTCGAGGCCGCTGTGCGCGAGGCCGGCTCTGATCTGGCGGCGATCTTCGCCTCGCCGATCAAGCACGACACCTTCGTCGACCAGGAACTGCCCGATCCGGAATACGCCCGCCGCGCTCGCGAGCTGTGCGACGAGCATGGCGCCCTGCTGATCGTCGACGACGTCCGCGCCGGCTTCCGCCTGGCGCGTGACTGCAGCTGGTCGCTGGTGAACGTGAAGCCGGACCTGTCGACCTGGGGCAAGGCGATCGCCAACGGCCATCCGATCTCGGCCCTACTGGGCGCCGACATCGCCCGCTTCGCCGCCGCCACCATCTACGCCACCGGCTCGTTCTGGTTCTCGGCCGCGCCGATGGCCGCCTCGCTGGCGACGCTGAAGCTGATCCGCGAGACCGACTATCTGGAGCGCACCATCGCGCTGGGGGAACGCCTGCGCGCCGGCCTCGACGACGTCGCCGGCCGCCACGGCTTTGGCCTGCGCCAGACCGGCCCGGCCCAACTGCCGCTGATCATGGTCGACGACGACCCCACCGGGGCCAAGGGCTACTTCTGGAACAACGCCCTGCTCAAGCGCGGCGTCTATTTCCACCCCTGGCACAACATGTTCATGACCACGGCCATGACCGACGCCGACATCGACCATGCGGTCGAGGCCGCCGACGACAGCTTCAAGCTCCTGAAGGCCGCCGGTCCCCTGGAGCCGGTGGCCAAGCTGGAGTTCCTGCACTCGGTGGCTGGCTGA
- a CDS encoding class II aldolase/adducin family protein has product MASAMDEGALRQRMAEVMQAMDDKGLNRGTSGNVSARCGEAMLVTPSGVPASRLTAEHMVLVQPDGSTDPGALKPSSEWRMHQGLLERRPDVGAVVHCHSRHATILACANKPIPAVHYMVAVSGGTSVPVAPYATFGSSELARIVVETLDGRYAALMANHGQIVVAPSLDFALAIAEEIEEQAAVYWGTLAIGGPTLLADEEMNLILQRFKSYGQGR; this is encoded by the coding sequence ATGGCCTCGGCGATGGACGAGGGCGCGCTGCGCCAGCGCATGGCCGAGGTGATGCAGGCCATGGACGACAAGGGCCTCAATCGCGGCACCTCGGGCAATGTCTCGGCGCGCTGTGGCGAGGCGATGCTGGTGACGCCCAGCGGCGTGCCGGCTTCACGCCTGACCGCTGAGCACATGGTGCTGGTCCAGCCCGACGGCTCGACCGACCCCGGCGCCCTGAAGCCGTCCAGCGAATGGCGGATGCACCAGGGGCTGCTGGAGCGCCGGCCCGACGTCGGGGCGGTCGTTCATTGTCACTCGCGTCACGCCACCATCCTGGCCTGCGCCAACAAGCCGATCCCGGCGGTCCACTACATGGTCGCCGTCAGCGGCGGGACCAGCGTGCCGGTCGCGCCCTACGCCACCTTTGGCTCCAGCGAGTTGGCCCGGATCGTCGTCGAAACGCTGGACGGCCGCTACGCCGCCCTGATGGCCAATCACGGCCAGATCGTCGTCGCCCCCAGCCTGGACTTCGCCCTGGCCATCGCCGAGGAGATCGAGGAGCAGGCGGCGGTCTACTGGGGAACGCTGGCGATCGGCGGTCCCACCCTGCTGGCGGACGAGGAGATGAACCTCATCCTCCAGCGCTTCAAATCCTACGGGCAGGGTCGATGA
- a CDS encoding cytochrome c — translation MSNRMPWAVVMAVCVGLAACGPKPQTNPGPTIQALMAEAIDPSADAIWEAVGTVVSDKGAVDHAPTTDTEWKALEARAQTLFHASRTLASTRAVGGAAHSPLADADVPGTRTPAQIAADITANPAAFASAAGRLNDAARETLVAIKARDTAAILAAGEHIDAACEACHAAYWYPRGQAIPLPDYETFGRQAVNR, via the coding sequence ATGTCGAACAGGATGCCCTGGGCCGTGGTCATGGCCGTCTGCGTGGGTCTGGCGGCCTGCGGTCCCAAGCCTCAAACCAACCCTGGGCCGACGATCCAGGCGCTAATGGCCGAGGCTATCGATCCTTCGGCCGATGCGATCTGGGAAGCGGTCGGGACCGTGGTATCCGACAAGGGCGCGGTGGACCACGCGCCGACGACCGACACCGAGTGGAAGGCGCTGGAGGCGCGGGCCCAGACTCTGTTCCACGCCTCGCGGACGCTGGCGAGCACCCGGGCCGTCGGCGGCGCCGCGCACAGTCCCTTGGCCGACGCCGATGTGCCGGGCACCCGCACGCCGGCCCAGATCGCCGCCGACATCACGGCCAACCCCGCTGCGTTCGCCTCGGCGGCCGGGCGCCTGAACGACGCCGCGCGCGAGACGCTGGTGGCGATCAAGGCGCGCGACACGGCCGCGATCCTCGCGGCCGGCGAGCATATCGACGCGGCCTGCGAGGCCTGCCATGCGGCCTATTGGTACCCGCGCGGCCAGGCCATTCCGCTGCCGGACTACGAGACCTTCGGCCGGCAGGCGGTGAACCGGTAG
- a CDS encoding TonB-dependent receptor — protein sequence MKAVLFMGCAMLALSSGVAVAQTASTPAQDDTAIAEIVVTAQKRAENLQDVPVSVTALTADTLASRGVTNVMGLNNMAPGMRISANDAAANPKIYIRGVGLSDFNPNASSGVGVYVDGVYIGSPLAQMAGFFDLAQVEVLRGPQGTLYGRNTNGGAINITTKRPTQTFTADASVEYATFNAVTAEAAVGGPIIADKLAFRAAGQWVKDDGYTYNRVTGNDVNAADHWAGRLSLLYTPTDDFELLAQVNRYVNRGDAIAPQHRALFPATAAATGSDGLCAPSAYGGGACTDLLGYADTDNNSRAIDANLEGKDKVDLFGASAQATWTFKGMQLVSVTAWQWAHRNDVENTDGSPAQMLEINYRSRQQQFTQELRLQSDNPAGRLNWVVGGYFMDETVQDNTRQDTLRDLRPLFVTPDNPTGLSPENSVAVFGWPYTQKTKGYAVFGQADYKLTDKLTGTVGLRWSADDKHMNYQSQIEDGLIVLLTSDQKKTFSAFSGRLGLRYEVTPDASVYATYNRGYKSGGFFGGLATTPEEVEPYDNETLDAYEVGVKSEFLDRRVRLNVSGFYYDYKNQQVFAQALRNGLTVLVLDNAANSKVYGGEAEITARPIQPLTLTAGVSLLHAKFGEYFSEGQDFTGNRLPQSPKVTFNTAATWVAPLANGSSIVANADANYSSKVYFDNSNAERLSQDSVWIVGAQVSWRSPDQKIEAGAFARNLFDKTYVVSISNIDSLGEDLLSMNRPRSLGVFLRYHY from the coding sequence ATGAAGGCGGTTCTGTTCATGGGGTGCGCCATGCTGGCGCTGTCGTCGGGTGTCGCGGTCGCCCAGACGGCGTCGACGCCGGCCCAGGACGACACGGCGATCGCCGAGATCGTCGTCACCGCCCAGAAGCGCGCGGAGAACCTGCAGGACGTTCCGGTCTCGGTCACCGCCCTCACCGCCGACACCCTGGCCTCGCGCGGCGTCACCAACGTCATGGGCCTGAACAACATGGCTCCCGGCATGCGGATCAGCGCCAACGACGCGGCCGCCAATCCCAAGATCTACATTCGCGGCGTGGGCCTCAGCGACTTCAACCCCAACGCCTCCAGCGGCGTCGGCGTCTATGTCGACGGCGTCTATATCGGCTCGCCCCTGGCCCAGATGGCCGGCTTCTTCGACCTGGCCCAGGTCGAGGTGCTGCGCGGCCCGCAAGGCACGCTCTACGGCCGCAATACCAATGGCGGCGCGATCAACATCACCACCAAGCGGCCGACCCAGACCTTCACCGCCGACGCCTCGGTGGAATACGCGACCTTCAACGCCGTCACCGCCGAGGCGGCGGTCGGCGGCCCGATCATCGCCGACAAGCTGGCCTTCCGCGCCGCTGGCCAGTGGGTCAAGGACGACGGCTACACCTACAACCGCGTGACCGGAAACGACGTCAACGCCGCCGACCATTGGGCCGGCCGGCTGTCGCTGCTGTACACGCCGACCGACGACTTCGAGCTGCTGGCCCAGGTCAATCGCTATGTGAACCGGGGCGACGCCATCGCTCCGCAACACCGCGCCCTGTTTCCCGCCACCGCCGCCGCGACGGGCTCGGACGGTCTGTGCGCCCCGAGCGCCTATGGCGGCGGCGCCTGCACCGACCTGCTGGGCTACGCCGACACCGACAACAACAGCCGGGCGATCGACGCCAACCTGGAAGGCAAGGACAAGGTCGACCTGTTCGGCGCCTCGGCCCAGGCGACCTGGACGTTCAAGGGCATGCAGCTGGTCTCGGTCACCGCCTGGCAGTGGGCCCATCGCAACGACGTCGAGAACACCGACGGCAGCCCGGCCCAGATGCTGGAGATCAACTACCGCTCCCGCCAGCAGCAGTTCACCCAGGAGTTGCGCCTGCAGTCCGACAATCCGGCCGGTCGGCTGAACTGGGTGGTCGGCGGCTACTTCATGGACGAGACGGTCCAGGACAACACCCGTCAGGACACCCTGCGCGACCTGCGCCCGCTGTTCGTCACGCCTGACAATCCCACAGGCCTTAGCCCCGAGAACAGCGTCGCGGTGTTCGGCTGGCCCTACACCCAGAAGACCAAGGGCTACGCCGTCTTCGGCCAGGCCGACTACAAGCTGACCGACAAGCTGACCGGGACTGTCGGCCTGCGCTGGTCGGCCGACGACAAGCACATGAACTACCAGAGCCAGATCGAGGACGGCCTGATCGTCCTGCTGACCTCGGACCAGAAGAAGACCTTCTCGGCGTTCTCGGGTCGCCTTGGCCTGCGCTACGAGGTGACGCCGGACGCCAGCGTCTACGCCACCTACAATCGTGGCTATAAGAGCGGCGGCTTCTTCGGGGGCCTGGCCACCACGCCCGAGGAAGTCGAGCCCTACGACAACGAGACGCTCGACGCCTACGAGGTGGGCGTGAAGTCCGAGTTCCTGGACCGGCGCGTGCGCCTGAACGTGTCGGGCTTCTACTACGACTACAAGAACCAGCAGGTCTTCGCACAAGCGCTGCGCAACGGGCTGACCGTGCTGGTGCTGGACAACGCCGCCAACTCCAAGGTCTACGGCGGCGAGGCAGAGATCACCGCGCGGCCGATCCAGCCCCTGACCCTGACGGCGGGCGTCTCGCTGCTGCACGCCAAGTTCGGCGAGTATTTCAGCGAGGGCCAGGATTTCACCGGCAATCGCCTGCCGCAGTCGCCGAAAGTAACGTTCAACACCGCCGCCACCTGGGTGGCCCCGCTGGCCAACGGATCGTCGATCGTCGCCAACGCCGACGCCAACTATTCGTCCAAGGTCTATTTCGACAATTCCAACGCCGAGCGCCTGTCTCAGGACTCGGTGTGGATCGTCGGCGCCCAGGTCAGCTGGCGCTCGCCCGACCAGAAGATCGAGGCCGGGGCCTTCGCCCGCAACCTGTTCGACAAGACTTATGTCGTGTCGATCTCCAACATCGACAGCCTGGGCGAGGACCTGCTCAGCATGAACCGCCCGCGCAGCCTGGGCGTCTTCCTGCGGTATCATTACTAG
- a CDS encoding MFS transporter, which yields MPDPSLDMERATVGRVTRRLMPLFCLMYLIAYIDRQNVSYAKLEMVQALGLSEAAYGLGASLFFIGYFLFEAPSNLILARVGARVWFARIMFTWGLVTLALGFTQNPTMFYILRFLLGVTEAGFFPGVLYVLTLWYPQAHRARMVGLFMIASAVANAVGAAVGGLLLDLDGLMNLAGWQWVFLVTGAPAVLLAPYVLWRLPNGPARARWLPDAEKAWLADVLTKERGGAVDDHRGAWKAIFDPRVLLLAGLYIGMPLGAYGLSYWLPTIVKSFGVSNTVNGLINIIPWIMVAVALWFVPRHAARHGASAWHIAGPCLLGALALVLSVVVPGAALKFAMLCIAAPAIFAAQPVFWSLPPSFLSGPRAAAGIAAINAIGNLGGFIAQNLVPLVRDATGSNLAPMLALAAVLVVTSLLIFYAMGRLDKARAAVG from the coding sequence ATGCCTGATCCATCCCTCGACATGGAACGCGCCACGGTCGGGCGGGTGACGCGGCGGCTGATGCCGCTGTTCTGCCTGATGTACCTGATCGCCTATATCGACCGGCAGAACGTCTCGTACGCCAAGCTGGAGATGGTCCAGGCGCTGGGTCTCAGCGAGGCGGCCTACGGCCTGGGCGCGTCGCTGTTCTTTATCGGCTACTTCCTGTTCGAGGCACCGTCGAACCTGATCCTGGCCCGGGTGGGCGCGCGCGTCTGGTTCGCGCGGATCATGTTCACCTGGGGACTGGTCACGCTGGCGCTGGGCTTCACCCAGAACCCGACGATGTTCTACATCCTGCGTTTCCTGCTGGGCGTCACCGAGGCGGGGTTCTTCCCGGGCGTGCTGTACGTCCTGACCCTCTGGTATCCGCAGGCGCACCGCGCGCGGATGGTGGGCCTGTTCATGATCGCCAGCGCCGTCGCCAACGCGGTCGGCGCGGCCGTGGGCGGACTGCTGCTGGATCTGGATGGTCTGATGAACCTCGCCGGCTGGCAGTGGGTGTTCCTGGTCACCGGCGCGCCGGCCGTGCTGCTGGCCCCGTACGTTCTGTGGCGGCTGCCCAACGGTCCTGCCCGGGCCCGGTGGCTGCCGGATGCCGAGAAGGCCTGGCTGGCCGACGTCCTCACCAAGGAGCGCGGCGGCGCGGTCGACGATCATCGCGGCGCGTGGAAGGCGATCTTCGACCCTCGCGTGCTGCTGCTGGCGGGGCTCTATATCGGCATGCCGCTGGGCGCCTACGGCCTCAGCTACTGGCTGCCGACGATCGTCAAGTCGTTCGGCGTGTCCAACACCGTCAACGGACTGATCAACATCATTCCCTGGATCATGGTCGCGGTGGCGCTGTGGTTCGTGCCGCGCCATGCCGCCCGCCACGGCGCCAGCGCCTGGCACATCGCCGGACCGTGCCTGCTGGGCGCGCTGGCCTTGGTGCTCAGCGTGGTGGTGCCCGGCGCGGCGCTGAAGTTCGCCATGCTGTGCATCGCCGCGCCGGCCATCTTCGCCGCCCAACCGGTGTTCTGGAGCCTGCCGCCCAGCTTCCTCAGCGGGCCTCGGGCGGCGGCCGGCATCGCGGCGATCAACGCCATCGGCAATCTGGGCGGCTTCATCGCCCAGAACCTGGTGCCGCTGGTCCGCGACGCCACGGGCAGCAACCTGGCGCCGATGCTAGCCCTGGCCGCCGTGTTGGTGGTGACCAGTCTGCTGATCTTCTACGCCATGGGCCGACTGGACAAAGCGCGGGCGGCGGTGGGCTGA
- a CDS encoding MFS transporter, whose protein sequence is MSVSEAVVDVAPPPETTVAVTSPPREAAAVGQAIGVVALLIAGLQPVILGAMEREGRLSTAQIGLAATVELMALGVACGIAAAVLKPTRIRMKIGLACLLHAAAMLATTLTSGVGVIVTRAAAGACAGVMLWLAIGVIARSSRPERASGVFVTVQTFAQLVLAAALPATVMEPWGVNGALACLAVISVLAAVAALMGPDSLAPLPRSEDGGRLDARSMSGLTAVFLYMAFIVALWVYLEPLAAQAGLSPREAGLAVALALGLQVLGGAAATFVGDRVPPTRMLLGVGAINAVILATLWSGPARGLFIACVAAFGFLWLFALPFQTLLLIRIDPTRRASMQLGAAQLLGSSAGPLAASLVVGDGPVRRALALSGVCLALALALISLLGMRRRTP, encoded by the coding sequence ATGAGCGTTTCCGAAGCCGTCGTGGACGTCGCGCCTCCCCCGGAAACGACCGTCGCCGTGACCTCGCCGCCCCGCGAGGCGGCCGCCGTCGGCCAGGCCATTGGCGTGGTGGCCTTGTTGATCGCCGGACTGCAGCCGGTGATCCTGGGCGCGATGGAGCGGGAAGGGCGGCTCAGCACGGCCCAGATCGGCCTGGCCGCGACGGTCGAGCTGATGGCCCTGGGTGTCGCCTGCGGCATCGCGGCGGCCGTACTCAAGCCCACCCGCATCCGGATGAAGATCGGCCTGGCCTGCCTGCTGCACGCGGCCGCCATGCTGGCCACGACCCTGACCAGCGGTGTCGGCGTGATCGTCACCCGCGCCGCCGCCGGGGCCTGCGCCGGGGTCATGCTGTGGCTGGCGATCGGAGTCATAGCGCGGTCATCGCGGCCGGAGCGGGCCTCCGGCGTCTTCGTCACCGTCCAGACCTTCGCCCAACTGGTGCTGGCGGCGGCTCTGCCCGCCACCGTGATGGAGCCTTGGGGCGTCAACGGCGCCCTGGCGTGCCTGGCGGTGATCTCGGTGCTGGCCGCCGTGGCCGCCCTGATGGGGCCCGACAGCCTGGCGCCGCTGCCCAGGTCCGAGGATGGCGGCCGGCTGGACGCCCGGTCGATGAGCGGGCTGACGGCGGTCTTCCTCTACATGGCTTTCATCGTCGCCCTGTGGGTCTATCTGGAGCCCTTGGCCGCCCAGGCGGGCCTGTCGCCGCGCGAGGCGGGGCTGGCCGTCGCCCTGGCGTTGGGCCTGCAGGTTCTGGGCGGCGCGGCCGCCACCTTCGTGGGCGACCGGGTGCCGCCGACGCGGATGCTGCTGGGCGTCGGGGCGATCAACGCCGTGATCCTGGCGACGTTGTGGAGCGGTCCGGCACGCGGCCTGTTCATCGCCTGCGTCGCCGCGTTCGGCTTCCTGTGGCTGTTCGCCCTGCCGTTCCAGACCCTGCTGCTGATCCGCATCGACCCTACCCGTCGCGCGTCGATGCAACTGGGCGCGGCCCAGCTGCTGGGCAGCAGCGCTGGGCCATTGGCGGCTTCGCTGGTCGTGGGGGATGGGCCGGTGCGGCGCGCCCTGGCCTTGTCCGGCGTCTGCCTGGCGCTGGCCCTGGCGCTGATCAGCCTGCTCGGGATGCGCCGCCGGACGCCGTGA
- a CDS encoding carbohydrate kinase family protein: protein MKTGLACIGLTTLDIVARAIDALPEGEGTILIEGIACAPAGTAAGAALIAAKLGMPVKLASAVGDDLIGRFIRMALEEAGVDLTALETLPGLPSSTTVLAVDSAGRRPNFHALGAGMLAAATPAALEAATSSRFLHYAGIGGPRLDGGAGADLVKAAHEAGVIVTCDLISPQASALDELKRLLPYVDYFLPSAAEAVLLTGQDDLFAAAEVFLGLGARNCLIKNGGRGSVVVLDGVRTTLPAYLIKPVDTTSCGDSYCAGFIAALDRGWAPLDAARFATATAALVAQGLATLGKLESFEATEAAMRQMTLSEAA from the coding sequence ATGAAGACCGGCTTGGCGTGCATAGGACTGACGACGCTGGACATAGTGGCGCGCGCGATCGACGCGCTGCCGGAGGGGGAGGGGACGATCCTGATCGAGGGGATCGCCTGCGCGCCGGCCGGCACGGCGGCGGGGGCCGCCCTAATCGCCGCCAAGCTGGGCATGCCGGTCAAGCTGGCCTCGGCGGTGGGCGATGACCTGATCGGTCGCTTCATCCGCATGGCGCTGGAGGAGGCCGGGGTGGATCTCACGGCGCTCGAGACCCTGCCGGGCCTGCCCAGCTCGACCACCGTGCTGGCGGTGGACTCGGCGGGACGGCGACCCAACTTCCACGCCCTGGGCGCGGGCATGCTGGCGGCGGCGACGCCGGCGGCGCTGGAGGCGGCGACGTCCTCGCGCTTCCTGCACTACGCCGGGATCGGCGGGCCTCGGCTGGATGGCGGAGCGGGGGCGGACCTCGTCAAGGCGGCGCACGAGGCGGGCGTGATCGTGACCTGCGACCTGATCTCGCCCCAGGCCTCGGCCCTGGACGAGCTGAAACGGCTGTTGCCTTACGTGGACTATTTCCTGCCGAGCGCGGCCGAGGCGGTGCTGCTGACGGGCCAGGACGACCTGTTCGCCGCCGCCGAGGTGTTCCTGGGCCTGGGGGCGCGGAACTGCCTGATCAAGAACGGCGGGCGGGGTTCGGTGGTCGTGCTGGATGGGGTCCGGACGACCTTGCCGGCCTATCTCATCAAGCCCGTGGACACGACCAGTTGCGGCGACTCCTACTGCGCCGGCTTCATCGCCGCGTTGGATCGCGGGTGGGCCCCGCTGGACGCCGCGCGCTTCGCCACCGCCACGGCGGCGCTGGTGGCGCAGGGCCTGGCGACCCTGGGCAAGCTGGAGAGCTTCGAGGCCACCGAGGCCGCCATGCGCCAGATGACCTTGAGCGAGGCCGCCTGA